One genomic region from Pseudomonas sp. R5-89-07 encodes:
- a CDS encoding dermonecrotic toxin domain-containing protein, with protein sequence MPLTQAPEHYTPLTNPLPDWLGQASPARRQALELNTSPLPASIKNATAPHHERLQALIAGYMTLQNSIDQRLEKLQDAHGFAEPILQKALKARFGLDLDVRSTFLRLYIPVTVPGFAITTGARAWTVSLLDAALHNFEARETEDTAFEADSTFITQPTQTGQFDTLPLIAARIGIPAFTALCRELDIGQRYKTYLDDNLGVTNRLVAQVLEPQIKASQEAALRVALQLARMNRDISEDYWRLIDGWLNGVQGIRMGGQALLCHDFTMMSASLPGILVFAPDLEQASTTVRVVAYVPDDPEHPIKEYASTAEMMQELTRQLRKADYQRFFSRFVAHEQRGYFFSDLNRRLSRVTWHKAEKGSALPSWRDTPIDQPNLQFYMTPITGDLWPHLYTRKLNRILNDASVIAVPTATVDRNERWAIWDSFVKVVSSIFETAVFVVAPFIPFLGEVLMAYMTYQMLNELFEGVIEWAEGQTTEAAENLWGAVKALIQMGAFGAGSAIALGELPKVLPAKVLAFLDRFKPVKLRNGKTLYWKPELERYRQPPPKSGIRPSPLGLLEHNGKTLLPIDQAHYSVSPSPLPGRYQIEHPTRPDAYQPTVFHNGDGAWHTELEQPLAWDTHTVLLRLGHRVEGFSMAERDKVLSISGSSADAVRKMHVNHESIPPLLADSITRFQIDQDLQRCIDQLSHPQPRQYLKADPLLQLQLLQRDRLWPRNRRLQWVNERGEILWQSSDDASRLATVIKRHRLVDGDVLKTLLQALSESDIKALLGEEFAVTQTLNVRTRLLRAKLARLAERHRIELFEEHYRALEKIEDPLQQQIAKHAPQLPSSLTRELLTTATGEQWLELGQGRWPQAQQQLAAFAGQELRVSRAYEGLELDSVRNTETDTLALHSLARLSGWPKDLRLEIHDLAFDATLLDSSGPADATMKKVLVRKADGTYQPYDDEGLELSAPTDFYTSVLQALPDSGRQAVGIHIGEGARLKQAIRDNPLPRDDLRVAIAPEPIKPPAVDTLRLLGLDGYRPLAQQAPRTLEQHIREIYPGASNEQIDRFVQRLQNHPDGPLAGLARLRGEYAQLRDDLTHWITTTPVNDPGSGLALAPADYQAARHNRALFAQRVDACWRREPSSTHLATLSFAEPIVGDLPELSADFSHVSALELNGNQSSRGIERFLQSFGQLLRLDLRNFPLQTLPQAIATMPRLRQLRLRNCALTLTPSSQTALSSMTLLTTLDLRGNPLGLVPNVESMRALSHLQLENTGISVLPTGLLRLARLRTVNLGNNQFTALPDAVFALDSRIANTLDFAQNPLTHAARERIKTYYAASKHHFGVLPEPGDITRVRTLFPALDQLQASWLIYELPSTLLQGRIQMTQWEGEILQLTSQLSHWARQVPALNPVNGEAYTAAEQLEELAARDAFSTQLENLWRTRATRPPFAWADSFVAHPKFMGDLPAFATTFDHVASLTLAGSRAVRATPSFFERFPHLRSLHLDSFTLDQLPQTLSHLPQLTTLTLDRCGVTMTTPLQRRLAYLRNLQSLALPNNPLGTAPDIAALPRLNYLDLSNANLSQAPAGLANHPRLETFIVSGNQITSLPDALFGLPAQKSQGYSFSNNPLTLGTLERIKTYSRDTGQDFGVAAAPADVEATQALFPSLAREEASDIFYALPGSLEQSRSQLKHWKAEFQLLSETLTTWRADIPEHHPATGARLSITQRLGESTARNTFADQLIALWRARAPDTPRHRATSLLTSAPFIGDLPTLPADFSHISTLALQGNPALGSVSAFLDTFTGLQHLGIQNTLLGRIPSAVARLPSLESLHLNLCAITLTSSGQPNFPALPRLEMLSLNDNPLGIAPDIGALPALKRLTLSNTGISAIPDSLAEHQGLVIAQLNHNQISELPDSLFNPVDRDLSGFNFANNPLSLASREKVKALFARTQQNLGVPIPQADIQRAIHLFPSLTEPYANTLLYQLPGTLLEGQAQLTRWEAELQQLRDELEQWVTALPEQHPVTGQPFSANERIEQLNARRVLRDNLEHFWRSRDSDNPLARPSGMLLNLPHVGEMPTLSADFSFLLTLVFRGNRHMRVTDQFLTRFTGLVNLEIHNVALDRLPQALTEMPDLEHLTLNNCGVVLDAEGHSILVSLRNLLSLDLNRNPLGRTPDIQHLPRLIHLDLSDTGITDVPANLARPNMLEAALFTDNQISELPDALFELPAEAANDFVFANNPLSARTRDRIRTYYRTTGANFSVLPEPHDLARVQSLHPNLDDVAASTYFYNLPGTTAESRIALTREEAELSELTRELIQWVNAIPDDPLTGQPLEAAERTVQETRRDRFKEELLTAWRKRPHEGSDAADFELAWHLPLMGELPTLGQKLESVLSLILINNSATAPRLGRFLEAFPNLDSLTIQRYDLGELPQAISRMSRLNELNLPECRIRLTTDSVAKLGEMTQLTILNLRNNTLGITPDLSNLKRLESLNLTGTAITHIPEGVLDNHQLHSVSLADNQITEMPEALMQVPSEVGAYYNLSDNPFSAQSLDTIRAYYHATGNTLSVREVAAAPGGTPLPVED encoded by the coding sequence ATGCCACTCACCCAAGCGCCTGAGCACTACACCCCGCTGACCAACCCTCTTCCCGACTGGCTTGGCCAGGCCTCGCCCGCCCGGCGCCAGGCGTTGGAACTCAACACAAGCCCCCTGCCCGCCAGCATCAAGAACGCAACGGCGCCGCATCACGAACGTTTGCAAGCGCTGATTGCCGGTTATATGACGCTGCAAAACAGCATCGACCAACGCCTTGAGAAGCTCCAGGATGCCCATGGGTTCGCCGAGCCAATCCTGCAGAAAGCCTTGAAAGCGCGCTTCGGCCTGGACCTGGACGTCAGGTCTACGTTCCTGCGCCTCTACATACCGGTCACTGTACCTGGCTTTGCGATCACAACCGGGGCCAGAGCCTGGACAGTCTCGCTACTGGATGCGGCGCTGCATAATTTCGAAGCGAGAGAGACCGAGGACACAGCCTTTGAGGCCGACTCAACCTTTATCACCCAGCCCACCCAGACAGGTCAGTTCGACACCCTGCCGCTGATCGCCGCCCGCATAGGCATCCCGGCGTTCACTGCGCTGTGTCGCGAGCTGGATATCGGCCAACGTTACAAAACCTATCTGGACGACAACCTCGGCGTCACCAACCGCCTGGTCGCCCAGGTCCTGGAGCCGCAAATCAAAGCCAGCCAGGAAGCTGCGCTGCGCGTTGCACTGCAGTTGGCGCGAATGAATCGCGATATCAGCGAGGATTACTGGCGCCTGATCGACGGCTGGCTCAACGGGGTGCAAGGCATACGCATGGGCGGCCAGGCATTGTTGTGCCACGACTTTACGATGATGTCGGCATCACTGCCGGGCATCCTGGTGTTCGCCCCGGACCTCGAGCAGGCCAGCACCACCGTCAGGGTTGTGGCCTATGTGCCGGATGACCCTGAGCACCCCATCAAGGAATATGCCTCGACCGCCGAGATGATGCAGGAGCTGACACGCCAGTTGCGCAAAGCCGATTACCAGAGGTTCTTCAGCCGCTTCGTGGCCCATGAACAGCGCGGCTATTTTTTCTCTGACCTGAATCGACGCTTGTCCAGGGTGACCTGGCATAAGGCCGAAAAAGGCAGCGCTTTGCCCAGCTGGCGCGATACGCCCATCGACCAGCCAAACCTGCAGTTCTACATGACACCGATCACCGGTGATCTATGGCCACACCTCTATACCCGCAAGCTCAATCGGATTCTCAACGATGCCAGCGTCATCGCCGTCCCTACCGCCACAGTCGATCGCAACGAGCGGTGGGCGATCTGGGACTCGTTCGTCAAAGTCGTCTCATCTATTTTTGAAACCGCCGTATTCGTGGTGGCGCCATTCATCCCTTTTCTGGGCGAAGTGCTGATGGCTTACATGACCTATCAGATGCTCAACGAATTGTTCGAAGGTGTCATCGAATGGGCAGAAGGGCAGACCACCGAAGCTGCCGAAAACCTCTGGGGTGCGGTGAAGGCGCTGATCCAAATGGGTGCTTTCGGGGCGGGCAGCGCAATTGCCTTGGGCGAACTGCCCAAAGTGCTGCCCGCCAAGGTGCTGGCGTTCCTCGACCGCTTCAAGCCCGTCAAATTGCGCAACGGTAAAACCCTGTACTGGAAACCTGAACTGGAGCGCTACAGACAACCGCCGCCCAAAAGCGGTATCCGCCCAAGCCCGTTGGGCCTGCTGGAACACAACGGCAAAACCTTGCTGCCCATCGACCAGGCGCATTATTCAGTCAGCCCATCGCCATTGCCGGGGCGCTATCAGATCGAGCATCCGACCCGGCCGGATGCTTACCAACCCACGGTATTTCATAACGGCGATGGCGCCTGGCACACGGAGCTTGAACAACCCCTGGCGTGGGACACCCACACCGTATTGCTGCGGCTCGGCCACCGCGTCGAGGGGTTCTCGATGGCCGAGCGCGATAAGGTTCTGAGCATCAGCGGCTCCTCGGCGGACGCCGTGCGCAAGATGCATGTGAACCATGAATCGATACCGCCTTTGCTGGCCGACAGCATTACCCGCTTCCAGATCGACCAAGACCTGCAGCGTTGCATCGATCAGCTCTCCCACCCTCAGCCCAGGCAATACCTGAAGGCTGACCCGCTGTTGCAACTGCAACTGCTGCAGCGCGATCGCCTGTGGCCACGCAACCGTCGGCTGCAATGGGTCAATGAGCGTGGCGAGATACTTTGGCAGTCCAGCGACGATGCCTCGCGCCTCGCCACAGTCATCAAGCGCCATCGCCTGGTTGACGGCGACGTGCTCAAGACGTTGTTGCAGGCCCTCAGCGAAAGCGACATCAAAGCCCTGCTGGGTGAAGAGTTCGCCGTCACCCAGACCCTGAACGTGCGCACCCGTCTGCTGCGCGCGAAACTGGCGCGACTGGCCGAAAGACACCGGATCGAGCTGTTCGAGGAGCACTACCGGGCGCTGGAAAAGATCGAAGACCCTTTGCAACAGCAAATTGCCAAGCATGCGCCGCAACTGCCCAGCAGCCTCACCCGCGAGTTGCTCACCACCGCCACCGGCGAGCAGTGGCTGGAACTCGGCCAGGGCCGCTGGCCGCAAGCCCAACAGCAGTTGGCTGCCTTCGCGGGCCAGGAACTGCGCGTCAGTCGCGCCTACGAAGGGCTGGAACTGGACTCGGTGCGCAATACCGAAACGGACACGCTGGCCTTGCACAGCCTGGCGCGCCTCTCGGGCTGGCCAAAGGACCTGCGCCTGGAAATCCACGACCTGGCCTTTGACGCAACATTGCTCGACAGCAGCGGGCCTGCCGACGCGACAATGAAAAAGGTGCTGGTTCGAAAAGCGGACGGCACCTACCAGCCCTATGACGACGAAGGCCTGGAGCTGTCCGCACCCACCGATTTCTACACCAGCGTGCTACAGGCTTTGCCAGACTCCGGGCGCCAGGCAGTGGGCATTCATATTGGCGAGGGCGCCAGACTCAAGCAGGCGATCCGGGACAACCCGCTGCCGCGAGATGATCTGCGGGTGGCCATCGCCCCCGAGCCGATCAAGCCGCCGGCCGTTGATACCTTGCGCCTGCTGGGCTTGGACGGCTACCGCCCCCTTGCGCAACAGGCGCCTCGCACACTGGAACAACACATCCGGGAGATTTACCCAGGCGCCTCCAACGAGCAAATAGACAGGTTCGTCCAACGCTTGCAAAACCATCCCGATGGGCCTCTCGCGGGACTGGCACGGCTGCGCGGCGAATATGCACAGCTGCGCGACGACCTGACCCACTGGATCACCACCACCCCAGTCAACGACCCCGGCAGCGGCCTTGCACTGGCACCTGCCGACTATCAGGCCGCACGACACAACCGCGCCCTGTTCGCCCAACGAGTAGACGCGTGCTGGCGTCGCGAACCCAGCAGCACTCACCTTGCCACGCTGAGCTTTGCCGAGCCGATAGTCGGCGACCTTCCCGAACTCAGCGCCGACTTCAGCCATGTGTCCGCCCTGGAACTCAACGGCAACCAAAGTAGCCGAGGCATCGAACGTTTCCTGCAATCGTTTGGCCAACTGCTGCGCCTTGACCTGCGCAACTTTCCCCTTCAGACACTGCCGCAAGCCATTGCGACGATGCCACGGTTGCGGCAACTGAGACTGCGCAATTGCGCGCTGACGCTCACGCCGTCCAGCCAGACGGCACTGTCTTCAATGACGCTGCTGACCACCCTGGACCTGCGGGGCAATCCGCTGGGACTGGTACCCAATGTCGAGTCCATGCGTGCGCTCTCCCACCTGCAACTGGAAAACACCGGCATTTCGGTACTGCCCACCGGGCTGCTGCGCCTTGCGCGCCTGCGTACCGTCAACCTCGGCAACAACCAGTTCACCGCGTTGCCGGATGCCGTGTTTGCGCTTGACTCGCGCATCGCGAACACCCTGGATTTTGCGCAAAACCCCCTCACCCACGCCGCCCGCGAGCGCATCAAAACTTACTACGCCGCGAGCAAGCACCACTTTGGCGTGCTGCCAGAGCCAGGCGATATCACCCGCGTGCGCACACTGTTTCCGGCTCTCGATCAACTCCAGGCAAGCTGGCTGATCTATGAATTGCCCAGCACATTGCTCCAGGGACGAATTCAAATGACGCAATGGGAAGGCGAAATACTCCAGCTGACCTCCCAACTGTCGCACTGGGCCAGGCAGGTTCCGGCGCTCAATCCCGTGAACGGCGAGGCCTATACAGCGGCCGAACAACTGGAGGAACTGGCGGCGCGGGATGCATTTTCCACACAGTTGGAGAACCTCTGGCGCACTCGTGCGACAAGGCCGCCGTTTGCATGGGCGGACAGTTTTGTGGCCCATCCAAAATTCATGGGAGACCTACCGGCGTTTGCGACCACCTTTGATCATGTCGCCAGCCTGACATTGGCGGGCAGCCGCGCGGTGCGTGCGACCCCGTCGTTCTTCGAACGCTTTCCGCATTTGCGCAGCCTGCACCTGGACAGTTTCACCCTGGACCAACTGCCCCAGACCCTGAGCCATTTGCCGCAACTGACTACGCTCACCCTGGACCGATGCGGCGTGACGATGACCACGCCGCTGCAGCGTCGCCTGGCATACCTGCGTAACCTCCAGTCACTCGCGCTGCCCAACAATCCTCTGGGCACCGCCCCCGACATTGCTGCCCTGCCACGCTTGAACTATCTGGATCTTTCCAACGCCAACCTGTCCCAGGCACCCGCCGGCCTGGCAAACCATCCACGCCTTGAGACGTTCATCGTCAGCGGCAACCAGATCACCAGCCTGCCTGACGCGTTGTTCGGGTTGCCTGCGCAAAAAAGCCAAGGCTACAGTTTCTCCAACAATCCATTGACGCTCGGTACCCTGGAGCGGATCAAGACGTACTCCCGCGATACTGGCCAAGACTTCGGGGTGGCCGCGGCCCCAGCGGACGTCGAGGCCACCCAGGCCTTGTTCCCCAGCCTGGCCAGGGAAGAAGCCAGTGACATCTTCTACGCCTTACCCGGCTCCCTGGAGCAAAGCCGCAGCCAGCTCAAGCACTGGAAAGCCGAGTTCCAGCTGCTGAGCGAGACGCTCACGACCTGGAGAGCCGATATTCCTGAACACCATCCGGCCACCGGGGCACGCTTGAGCATTACACAAAGACTGGGGGAGTCCACGGCCAGAAACACCTTCGCCGATCAATTGATCGCATTATGGCGTGCGCGAGCGCCAGATACGCCCAGGCACAGAGCAACATCCCTGCTAACCTCCGCGCCCTTCATCGGCGACCTGCCCACGCTACCGGCAGATTTCAGCCATATTTCCACACTGGCACTGCAAGGCAATCCCGCGCTTGGCTCAGTCTCGGCCTTTCTCGACACCTTTACCGGCTTGCAGCATCTGGGCATACAAAACACCCTGCTCGGCCGGATTCCATCGGCGGTTGCCCGCCTGCCTTCACTGGAAAGCCTGCACCTGAACCTGTGCGCAATTACCCTGACATCCTCCGGCCAACCCAACTTCCCAGCACTGCCTCGGCTCGAAATGCTGAGCCTGAACGACAACCCATTGGGGATCGCGCCTGATATTGGCGCCTTGCCAGCGCTGAAGCGCCTGACATTGTCGAACACGGGTATCTCTGCGATACCCGACAGCCTCGCCGAACACCAAGGCCTTGTCATCGCCCAGCTCAATCACAACCAGATCAGCGAACTGCCGGACAGCCTGTTCAATCCGGTGGATCGAGACCTGAGTGGGTTCAACTTCGCCAACAATCCGCTTTCATTAGCCAGCCGCGAGAAAGTAAAAGCCTTGTTTGCGCGTACCCAGCAGAACCTTGGCGTGCCGATCCCACAGGCCGATATTCAGCGCGCCATCCACCTGTTTCCCTCGCTCACCGAGCCATATGCCAACACGCTGCTGTATCAGCTTCCCGGCACGCTGCTGGAGGGGCAAGCACAACTCACACGCTGGGAGGCCGAGCTGCAGCAACTGCGCGATGAGTTGGAACAATGGGTTACCGCTCTGCCTGAACAGCATCCGGTCACCGGCCAACCGTTCAGCGCCAATGAGAGAATCGAGCAACTGAATGCCAGGCGCGTGTTGCGCGACAACCTGGAACACTTCTGGCGCAGCAGGGACAGCGATAATCCGCTCGCCAGGCCCAGCGGGATGTTACTGAACCTACCGCATGTCGGCGAGATGCCCACGTTGAGCGCAGACTTCAGCTTCCTGTTGACACTGGTTTTCCGTGGTAACCGTCACATGCGGGTAACCGATCAATTCCTCACGCGTTTTACCGGCTTGGTCAACCTTGAGATACATAACGTGGCACTGGATCGGCTGCCCCAGGCGCTCACCGAAATGCCCGACCTTGAACACTTAACGCTTAATAATTGTGGCGTTGTGCTGGACGCCGAAGGCCACAGCATCCTTGTCTCGCTGCGCAACCTGCTAAGCCTGGACCTGAACCGCAATCCGCTGGGACGCACCCCCGATATCCAACACCTGCCGCGTCTCATCCATCTCGACCTTTCCGATACCGGCATCACCGATGTTCCCGCCAACCTGGCGCGCCCAAACATGCTTGAAGCTGCGCTGTTTACCGACAACCAAATCAGCGAGCTGCCCGACGCGCTGTTCGAACTGCCCGCAGAGGCCGCCAACGACTTCGTCTTTGCGAATAACCCGCTGAGCGCCCGGACGCGTGACCGGATCAGAACCTACTATCGAACAACAGGAGCAAACTTCAGCGTACTACCGGAACCGCATGACCTTGCCAGGGTACAGTCACTTCATCCCAACCTGGACGACGTGGCCGCCAGCACCTATTTCTACAACCTGCCGGGAACAACGGCCGAAAGCCGAATTGCACTGACCCGTGAGGAAGCAGAACTCAGCGAGTTGACTCGAGAACTCATCCAATGGGTAAACGCAATCCCTGACGATCCGCTTACCGGGCAGCCTTTGGAGGCAGCAGAACGGACTGTGCAGGAAACACGGCGCGACCGGTTCAAAGAAGAGCTGCTGACGGCATGGCGCAAGCGGCCTCACGAAGGCTCGGATGCCGCCGACTTCGAACTTGCGTGGCACCTGCCATTGATGGGAGAGCTGCCGACGCTAGGGCAAAAGTTGGAGTCGGTACTTAGCCTGATTCTTATCAACAATAGCGCGACCGCTCCCAGGCTTGGACGCTTCCTGGAGGCGTTCCCCAACCTGGACAGCCTGACGATTCAACGGTACGACTTGGGCGAGCTGCCGCAGGCGATTTCCCGAATGAGCCGGCTCAACGAGCTGAACCTGCCGGAATGCAGGATCCGCCTGACAACCGATAGCGTAGCCAAACTCGGCGAGATGACGCAGCTCACCATACTGAACCTGCGAAATAACACGTTGGGCATCACCCCGGACCTGAGCAACCTGAAACGTCTTGAAAGTCTGAACCTGACAGGAACCGCCATTACGCACATTCCGGAGGGTGTACTCGATAACCACCAGTTACACAGCGTCTCCCTGGCCGACAACCAGATCACCGAGATGCCGGAAGCGCTGATGCAAGTACCGAGCGAAGTCGGCGCCTATTACAACCTGAGCGACAATCCGTTCTCGGCGCAAAGCCTGGACACCATCCGAGCGTACTACCATGCCACGGGCAACACGCTGAGCGTGCGGGAAGTTGCTGCAGCGCCGGGGGGTACGCCGCTGCCTGTCGAGGATTGA
- the argR gene encoding transcriptional regulator ArgR: MTAHKIGFLIWPSTKALTLALAEEALRVAQRVHPDVVYELSFLLAEPATEGAWQLPGEPWAGKLEGFQKLFLIADEPPTVIASQLSSALKQLVRAGCVIGGLSAGVYPLAQLGLLDGYRAAVHWRWQDDFAERFPKVIATSHLFDWDRDRLTACGGMSVLDLLLAVLARDHGAELAGAVSEELVVERIREGGERQRIPLQNRLGSSHPKLTQAVLLMEANIEEPLTTDEIAQHVCVSRRQLERIFKQYLNRVPSQYYLELRLNKARQMLMQTSKSIIQIGLSCGFSSGPHFSSAYRNFFGATPREDRNQRRSSSPFELSSVPSERG; this comes from the coding sequence ATGACCGCCCATAAAATTGGTTTCCTGATTTGGCCCAGCACAAAAGCACTCACGCTTGCGCTGGCTGAGGAGGCCTTGCGCGTTGCTCAGCGGGTGCATCCGGACGTGGTTTATGAACTGTCGTTCCTGCTTGCCGAGCCTGCGACCGAAGGTGCGTGGCAACTGCCGGGCGAGCCGTGGGCCGGCAAGCTGGAGGGTTTCCAGAAGCTGTTCCTGATTGCTGATGAACCGCCGACCGTTATCGCGTCCCAGCTCAGTAGCGCGCTCAAGCAGTTGGTGCGGGCAGGGTGTGTGATCGGTGGCCTGTCGGCCGGCGTCTACCCCTTGGCCCAGCTTGGCTTGCTCGATGGCTACCGCGCCGCCGTGCATTGGCGCTGGCAGGATGATTTTGCCGAGCGGTTCCCCAAAGTTATCGCCACCAGCCACCTGTTCGACTGGGATCGCGACCGCCTGACCGCCTGCGGCGGCATGTCGGTACTCGACCTGCTGCTGGCGGTGCTGGCCCGTGACCATGGCGCCGAACTGGCCGGCGCGGTCTCCGAAGAACTGGTGGTGGAGCGCATCCGCGAAGGCGGCGAGCGCCAGCGCATTCCGCTGCAGAATCGCCTGGGCTCCAGCCATCCGAAGCTGACCCAGGCGGTGCTGTTGATGGAAGCCAATATCGAAGAGCCGCTGACCACCGACGAAATCGCCCAGCACGTGTGCGTATCGCGACGGCAGCTGGAGCGCATTTTCAAGCAATACCTCAACCGTGTGCCCAGCCAGTACTACCTGGAACTGCGCCTGAACAAGGCACGCCAGATGCTGATGCAAACCAGCAAGTCGATCATCCAGATCGGCCTGTCCTGCGGCTTCTCCTCGGGGCCGCACTTCTCCAGCGCCTACCGCAACTTCTTCGGCGCCACCCCGCGCGAAGACCGCAACCAACGGCGCAGCAGCAGCCCGTTCGAGCTGTCATCGGTGCCGTCCGAACGCGGCTGA
- a CDS encoding ABC transporter ATP-binding protein, protein MYKLEVQDLHKRYGSHEVLKGVSLAAAAGDVISIIGSSGSGKSTFLRCINLLEQPHAGKILLNNEELKLVANKDGAMKAADPKQLQRMRSRLSMVFQHFNLWSHMTAIENVMEAPVHVLGVSKKEAREKAEHYLAKVGVGHRKDAFPGHMSGGEQQRVAIARALAMEPEVMLFDEPTSALDPELVGEVLKVMQDLAQEGRTMVVVTHEMGFAREVSNQLVFLHKGIVEERGNPREVLVNPQSERLQQFLSGSLK, encoded by the coding sequence ATGTATAAGCTTGAAGTCCAAGACCTGCATAAACGCTATGGCAGTCATGAAGTGCTAAAAGGCGTGTCCCTGGCCGCCGCGGCCGGTGATGTGATCAGCATCATCGGCTCCAGTGGTTCGGGCAAAAGTACCTTTTTGCGCTGCATCAACCTGCTTGAACAACCCCACGCCGGCAAGATTCTGCTCAATAACGAAGAGCTGAAACTGGTGGCGAACAAGGACGGCGCCATGAAGGCCGCCGACCCCAAGCAGCTGCAACGCATGCGTTCGCGCCTGTCCATGGTGTTCCAGCATTTCAACCTGTGGTCGCACATGACCGCGATTGAAAACGTAATGGAAGCGCCAGTGCATGTACTCGGCGTGTCGAAGAAAGAGGCCCGGGAAAAGGCCGAGCATTACCTGGCCAAGGTTGGCGTGGGTCATCGCAAGGACGCATTCCCCGGCCACATGTCCGGCGGCGAGCAGCAGCGCGTGGCGATTGCGCGTGCCCTGGCGATGGAACCGGAGGTGATGCTGTTCGATGAACCCACCTCGGCGCTGGATCCGGAACTGGTCGGCGAAGTGCTCAAGGTGATGCAGGACCTGGCCCAGGAAGGCCGCACCATGGTGGTGGTCACCCACGAAATGGGCTTTGCCCGTGAAGTGTCGAACCAACTGGTGTTTCTGCACAAAGGCATCGTCGAAGAGCGCGGCAACCCGCGTGAAGTGCTGGTGAACCCGCAATCGGAACGGTTGCAGCAGTTCCTGTCCGGCAGTTTGAAATAG
- a CDS encoding succinylglutamate desuccinylase/aspartoacylase family protein encodes MERIDHLLPWGHLGCERQLSVFRFGSGERKAYIQASLHADELPGMRAAWELKKRLTELERQGALNGVIELVPVANPMGLGQLLQGSHQGRFEIGSGKNFNRDFVELSAPVAERLQGKLGDDPHANVRLIRQAMSDALNALPVPSSQLQGMQRLLLSHACTADIVLDLHCDAEAALHMYALPQHWPQWRSLSAHLNVKVGLLAEDSGGSSFDEACSLPWLRLSRAFPEAQIPLACLATTLELGGQADTGRDEAIFHAEGILAFLAEQGLITGEWPAPQHEPCEGMPFEGTELLFAPHAGVISYLRKAGDWVETGEPIFEVIDPLTDRVSIVCAGTSGVLFAVERLRYAQAGFWLAKVAGREALRHGRLLND; translated from the coding sequence ATGGAACGTATCGATCACCTGTTGCCCTGGGGCCACCTGGGTTGCGAGCGCCAGCTGAGTGTGTTTCGTTTTGGCAGTGGCGAGCGCAAGGCCTATATCCAGGCCAGCCTGCACGCCGATGAGTTGCCCGGTATGCGCGCTGCCTGGGAGTTGAAGAAACGCCTCACTGAACTGGAACGCCAGGGTGCGCTCAACGGCGTCATCGAACTGGTGCCGGTGGCCAATCCGATGGGCCTGGGCCAACTGCTGCAAGGCAGTCATCAGGGGCGTTTCGAGATTGGTAGCGGCAAGAATTTCAACCGCGATTTCGTTGAATTGAGCGCGCCGGTCGCCGAGCGGTTGCAAGGCAAGCTGGGCGATGATCCGCACGCCAATGTGCGCCTGATCCGCCAGGCCATGAGCGATGCGCTCAACGCTTTGCCCGTGCCGAGCAGCCAATTGCAAGGCATGCAGCGGCTGCTGCTGAGCCATGCATGCACCGCAGACATCGTCCTCGACCTGCATTGCGACGCCGAAGCCGCACTGCACATGTACGCGCTGCCCCAGCACTGGCCGCAGTGGCGTTCGCTGTCGGCGCACCTGAATGTGAAAGTCGGCCTGCTGGCAGAAGATTCCGGCGGCAGTTCGTTTGACGAGGCGTGTTCGTTGCCGTGGCTGCGTTTGTCGCGCGCCTTTCCCGAGGCGCAGATTCCGCTGGCTTGCCTGGCGACGACCCTGGAGCTGGGCGGCCAGGCGGACACCGGCCGCGACGAGGCGATCTTCCACGCCGAGGGCATCCTGGCGTTCCTCGCCGAACAAGGCTTGATCACCGGTGAGTGGCCCGCGCCGCAACACGAACCGTGTGAAGGCATGCCCTTTGAAGGCACTGAGTTGCTGTTCGCGCCCCATGCCGGAGTGATCAGTTACCTGCGTAAGGCCGGTGACTGGGTTGAGACCGGCGAACCGATTTTTGAAGTGATAGACCCCTTGACCGACCGCGTCAGCATTGTTTGCGCGGGCACCTCGGGGGTGTTGTTTGCCGTTGAACGGCTACGTTATGCCCAAGCGGGTTTCTGGCTGGCCAAGGTGGCGGGGCGCGAAGCGCTGCGTCACGGGCGCTTGCTCAACGACTGA